A genome region from Bufo gargarizans isolate SCDJY-AF-19 chromosome 2, ASM1485885v1, whole genome shotgun sequence includes the following:
- the LOC122926091 gene encoding E3 SUMO-protein ligase ZBED1-like, protein MYEDIKGKMTNTLKETDSIALTADIWTSVATEAYLGVTCHFLGKDWEMESYSLTTMPLEERHTAANITEWLEDVIVIFGIPAKKVKAVVHDNGANVVAAMKILQEKHGWASVRCAGHTLNLVVQRALKNHQAISKCVACVRCLVEHFKKSELACTKLKEKQQQMGTPQHMLVHDVSTRWNSTYHMIARLLEQRWPVTAALSDPEVTPRGKHQYLDLKPEQWSLIEELSQALEPFEGATVFLSGQNYVTLSALPQLVQNLKKSIQTLAFETAPLMSYQAHAVQQITTRWQELSTFQPDSSSNTALIAAALDPRFKKLKFLSADESFKIQSTVQTMAIVAKNEMTRSSEHGEAEASSRRGQEDNPAAAKPKDHSAVSFLQNILGSSESSSSDEEDREQQLSQSVQMEVLMYFGEHPVSKKENPLSWWKTNEARYPVLAKLAKSFLCIPATSTPSERLFSAAGNIASKRRASLSSEHVDMLTFLHSNRQMIL, encoded by the coding sequence ATGTATGAAGACATCAAAGGCAAGATGACAAACACTCTTAAGGAGACTGACAGCATTGCACTTACAGCTGACATTTGGACGAGCGTCGCTACAGAAGCTTATCTGGGGGTGACGTGTCATTTTCTTGGGAAGGATTGGGAAATGGAGTCCTACAGCCTAACTACGATGCCACTTGAAGAAAGGCACACAGCGGCAAATATTACAGAGTGGCTTGAGGATGTTATTGTCATATTTGGCATTCCAGCAAAGAAAGTCAAAGCTGTTGTCCATGACAATGGTGCTAATGTTGTAGCAGCAATGAAGATTTTACAAGAAAAACATGGATGGGCATCGGTGCGATGTGCAGGTCAcaccctgaacttagttgtgcaaagAGCTCTGAAGAACCACCAAGCCATTTCTAAGTGTGTGGCTTGTGTAAGATGCCTTGTTGAGCACTTTAAGAAGAGTGAGTTGGCATGTACAAAACTAAAGGAGAAGCAACAGCAGATGGGCACGCCACAACATATGCTGGTGCATGATGTAAGTACACGCTGGAATAGCACTTATCACATGATAGCAAGATTGCTGGAACAAAGATGGCCGGTGACTGCTGCTCTCTCAGACCCAGAAGTGACtccaagaggaaaacaccaatacCTTGATCTGAAGCCTGAACAGTGGAGCCTGATTGAGGAGCTTAGCCAGGCACTTGAGCCATTTGAAGGAGCTACGGTATTTCTGAGTGGGCAGAACTATGTTACCCTCTCTGCACTTCCACAGCTAGTGCAGAACTTAAAGAAGTCCATACAGACTTTAGCTTTTGAGACTGCACCATTAATGTCATACCAGGCTCATGCAGTACAACAGATCACAACAAGATGGCAAGAACTGTCTACGTTTCAACCTGACTCGTCCTCAAACACTGCCCTAATTGCTGCTGCTCTGGATCCCAGATTTAAGAAACTGAAATTCTTGTCTGCAGATGAGTCATTCAAGATCCAAAGCACAGTACAGACCATGGCAATTGTTGCCAAAAACGAAATGACACGGTCCAGTGAACATGGTGAAGCAGAAGCTTCTTCTAGAAGAGGACAAGAAGATaaccctgctgcagcaaagccaaAGGATCATTCGGCGGTATCTTTCCTTCAGAACATACTGGGATCATCAGAGTCCAGCTCCAGTGATGAAGAGGATAGAGAGCAGCAGTTAAGCCAATCTGTGCAGATGGAGGTCTTGATGTACTTTGGAGAACATCCCGTATCCAAGAAAGAGAATCCGTTGTCATGGTGGAAAACAAATGAAGCACGCTATCCAGTACTAGCAAAGCTAGCAAAGTCCTTTCTGTGTATTCCAGCAACATCCACGCCATCAGAACGACTGTTTTCTGCAGCAGGAAACATAGCATCAAAGCGGAGGGCCAGCCTCAGTTCTGAGCATGTGGATATGCTCACTTTTCTCCATAGTAACCGCCAAATGATCCTTTAG